The DNA region TGAATTTTCCAGACTTGAGTTGTTTTTTCTCGTTTAGGAATTGCTGTAGAATTAGATGGTCATTTTCAAAACCAGGACATGAGACTTTTTAGGATCTTAGGGAAGATAACCTAAACTAATCCGACGcgtgattaatatatatatatatatatctagagagagagagagagaggaggtcCAATCCGAAAAGACAATGGGAGCCCTTGGAAAGATTATGGTTATGAATTTTATGGTATCGTTCTAGTTGGGCATTTTTGGGATTTTGAACTATAAAATTCATGCATGGACTTTGGGAGAGCCGACATAACTCGTGTACATATGTAGGCTATTTTAGCAAAATTGGTCGGATGGTGATCCAAGTTATTATTAATCAAAACACCGGTTTATTTTTTCACgactaatattaaatataattttaaggaAGGGTAAGTTATCCtatgctttttaaaaaaatttagtgtctattattaaaaaattaattttttttatataaattttatatctattaaaatttttaaagagatGCACGTAATTTAGACTATAAATAtcactttttctttatttatttatttgaaaaacaaatagaataCATTGCATGGAAAGCAAAAGCGTggagaaaataaagagaagcAGTTGGGCAGAAGTGATGATTATTTTTCGTGGTAATGGGCAGGAAATTAAATCGACCCTATTAAAGGCTATAATAAAAAAGCATGCAATATGTGAAAATAGGATTGATGATGATATAGATAGGACTCGAGtcggtagctagctagctagggttcTAATTTGTAAATGCGATCCATGCATGCTGCTTACAGCTACCCTTTAATTTTACTTTGGCCCCCATACATCTCCTAAATAAAAGTTTGGAGGTGTGTAAACCATGACACCTAATTAAGTTGGAGCATGGGTCTCCTAATTTTTTACCTACAAGTGTAAATTTAGGCGGTGTGAGATATTCATGTCtccattaatttatttatttttatatatatgggttGGGGTTCAAACCTAATTATTCTATTTGGAAACCAGACTTTTTACcatctaattaatttattgCTCGACTAACTTGAagaccatatataaaataatttattagcaTGGTGAGGTGCTTGTCTCACCTGAGTTGCCAAAAAGTGATAAATTGATCTATATATGACctatagaaagaaaataaaattgaaaataatacatTTATAAATCAAAGGAGAGGATATATATGGTGCTACATAATGGAATAAAATCTTTATCCCAAAATAGTAATTTTCTCACTAAATAATTTAGTTCTGGTTTAGATTGAGAGATACTTctaatttatttcatctcatttcaatatctaaatattacaaatataaataattttaaatttttaactttttaactttttcatctattcattatttaattattataatttttctaaactttcaaacaaaatataaaaaacatttcaacctttttaaatctaaaaataaaaataatattaaaaatctatattttaataatattttaactttataatagttttattcaattttttttttattctttttcaaaactctataaaatattttaattcaaactatttcattattatttacaaatcatctcaactaatttgatctctactcattatccaaatcAGTCCTTAATGTTCAAAGCCTCGATATTAATAGAATTTGGCATGCAATAAATAAACTTAATAAATATTGAACATAAATCATCTACcatgacacacacacacacacctacATAAAGAATTTAAGGAACTCATaaagttgaatattttaaaaaaggaaaggaaataaaatgtgACATTAAAGTGGAAATAGAGATTCTACATATCTACATATGCGTTTAGGTGAGATTTAGTTGCTAACACACGACCGAAAGCATTTGATACCTTCTTATTTGTcggtaattattattttattgccTCCATCAAAAAGCCAAATCGAAATGCCACGCTCATTCGTTTGACATTACAGCTCACAAGTCACAACAACATCCATTCATTTCTAAtcaaaatcataattataaacaaTTTCCGACCATGGTTTACTTTTTGTAAAGTACAAATTATTATAGccgtaattatatattttgttaaaattacGTGTTTGACTAGTCAATTAAGGGTGCCCAAACCTCCCACGTGTTTGAAAACACTTGACAGTTGACGGTGAAAAACCAACGTAGTTTTACACCTAATAAATCGatagaattttcatttttgtcacATCGGTCCATGAATAtatgtttaataaataaataactattagaataacttattttaattaaataatttaaactttaaacatagagtgatattaattattaaaaatattggtTACTCCATAAATATCTATATCGATCTCGAGCAcgacttaatttatttattaaacgaGTTATtgacaaattaaaatttataataaattattaaataatacaatTTGTATAAAACTCGAATTGAGTTCATGTATAAGACGTACAAACTTCGTGATAAgaatatcttaaatatttaaaaatgtaagagaaaatcatgttcataatattatatctaaTCCTTGAATCTATATGAATATAGTAATTGAGATATGCATGtgtaaattataaagaaattcacaaaacttaaaaaaaaattattcattaaaatTTGTAGAATGGATTCGATTTTATCAAGACTAAGTTGGGTTTGGTTTGAGAGGGgctctcaactcattttatttgattattataatttttacaaatttgtacataaaatataataaataatttaatttttaaatatcaaaataataataatattaaaaactaatattttattcaacttttaatttttatctcatctcatctcaattcactatccaaacttaaCATAAATAACTCGATAAATTTGACtactcttttaattttaattgttcaCTATTCAATTTTGTCAAGATTAAGCCCCATTTAGATTGAGAAACggatctcaatttatctcatcttattattataatttttacaaaattttatataaaatataataaataattcaaactttttcaaatctcaaaataataataatattaaaatataatattttaataatattttattcaatttttaatttttatcttaattcattatCTAAATCACACCTAAATGAACAAGTCTTTAACTGTTTACTATTCAATTTTGTGGTAATTAAATGTAGATCTGATTATATTTAATAGCATAACGTCCATAtaaataatgtttatttttctttgtaataTAGAAAGTGTtttagcttaaaaaaaaaaaaaaaaagttatgaatCCTCACGATACATCTCTCCTATGTCTCGAGTCCGAGCCTTGTGAGGCGACACACAATTTCGGCGCTATCTTTCAACTATCCCCGGTCAACACGTGTGTATATCGGTGACCGGTGTTTTTGAGTGACGGCGACGTCGGCGAAATTCCTCGGCCTCCTTTTAACGGTTCCCACCACGCACCTCCAGCTGCACGGTCCCACACCGCCTCgttattaaattgaaaaaaaaaaaaaaaaaagagaagattaCACACTTaaccaaaagaaattaatttattttaaaaagaagaagagagagagataaagagGGGCCTCGTATGAGATTTTAGCTGCAAAAAGCCATCAACGAGAGGCTCTTCTTCTGATTTGCAgaggagacagagagagagaatccaAAGGACAGGACTATAgcagagattgagagagagacagagagcgtGAAGAACTGAAACTGCGCagaaaatagagagataaaAGGGGGCGGGGGCGGGGAGGGTGGGGAGTTTGTGTTAGATTTCAAAATTCCAACCAAGtctctttttttggttttccttcttATCCAATCCGTAAGTCCCTTCCATTATCgttccctcctctctctctctctctgtgtcttgTCATTTCTTAATTTTCTCATGCGTTACCACACGACGAGAAAAGATTTAGACGATTACTTTTAATCATTAGTCCCAAAACATACCCATACAGATCAAAGTTTGGTTCTTCGTTTTGTTGGTTTTCTATTGAATGTGTCATTAAAAGCTATTTCTTTAGTATCATTTTTGGAACTCTGAGGTACTGGCTCTCAGTCGGGCAAAAGCAATATAAAAGTTTCCGCTTTCTTGCTGGAATTTAGAGATCTGAGTTTTCCTTCTGCAACTCTGATTTTGGATATGAGTATTCTTCTCAATTGGAACTGATTTTGTTTCTGTTGTTTCGGTCTCTGTGTTCTTCTCCTATTGGTTTACGATCAGTGAACCCTTTTTTTAGATATAACGAAAATCTTTAAGTTTCAATGAAATTCAGGTTCTTTTAGATTTGCTTTTTAGCTTCAAAAAGCGAAAGTcggtgtcttttttttttttttccttaaatcataaataaaatttcatccaTTCTCTGTTAATAGGTTGGTTCTGTAATTGGACCGAGCTTTTTGTGGGACTTCGGAGCTAGGATTATAAGTATACTTTCTTTTTCGCCATTGACGAAGAAACCGCCAGGCTTTTGGTTCCGATTGGGTGTTTGTGAATTTTCAAGCTTTGGTTGAATTGAGGGAAGACATGTGGGAGGGCCGGAGCCTGCTTTCGAGGGCGTTTTCGAACGCAGAAGTGAAGTGGTCTTACGTGAGCTATCGTCTCGATATCAAGAACGGGAAGCGCCCACTGGAAATTGAAGTTGAAGATGAACGCGAATGTCAACAGAGGAAATTTCGTGAGCCATTGGATTATCGCGGGACAAGAGCCAGAATGGCTCGATTCTCACGCGTGCTAGAGCAATCCGATGACCGGgctggaggaggaggagggaaTTCTTCGGATTCGGATTCCCTTATCAATCCTATTGGTCGAGACAACTCGATCAGCAGCCTCATTCGTTGTTCCAGGTCTGATTATGGCTCCATCGCCTCTTTGAACCGGAGTTTCCGTTCCTTGATTCGGAGTGGCGAGCTGTACAAGCTACGGCGCCTGGATGGCGTGATCGAACCCTGGATTTATTTGTCGTGCCACCTCCTTGAATGGGAAGCATTTGACCCGATTCGTCGACGGTGGATGCATTTGCCGAGAATGACCTCCAACGAATGCTTCATGTGTTCGGATAAGGAATCATTGGCCGTGGGAACTGAGCTTCTTGTATTTGGTAAGGAGGTGACGTCCCATGTCATCTATAGATATAGTGTTTTGACAAATTCCTGGTCTTCTGGGATGAGAATGAATGCTCCCAGATGCTTATTTGGGTCTGCCAGCCTTGGGGAGATCGCAATTCTAGCAGGCGGTTGTGATTCACAAGCAAATATTTTGGATTCTGCGGAGCTATATAATTCGGAGACTCAAACATGGGAGACACTCCCGAGCATGAATAAACCAAGGAAGATGTGCTCTGGGGTATTCATGGATAAAAAGTTCTATGTTATCGGGGGAATAGGGGGAAGCGATTCAAAGGTTCTAACATGTGGAGAGGAGTATAATTTAGAGACCAGGACTTGGAGAGAGATTCCTAACATGTCCCCTGGAAGGAGTGGTGCAGCCGGGGAGAATGAGATGCCTGCTACTGCTGAGGCACCCCCTCTGGTTGCTGTGGTGAATAATGAATTGTATGCGGCTCATTATGCTGACATGGCGGTGAGGAAGTACGACAAAGAGACACAAGAGTGGTTTACAGTGGGGAGATTGCCTGAACGGGCAGTCTCAATGAATGGCTGGGGTCTTGCATTCAGGGCTTGTGGGGATAGGCTTGTAGTAATTGGTGGACCTCGGAATTCGGGTGAAGGCTATATAGAGCTCAACTCCTGGGTTCCGAGTGAAGGCCCTCCGCAGTGGAACTTGCTTGACAGAAAGCTATTGGGTAATTTTGTGTATAACTGTGCTGTGATGGGCTGCTGAAGAGTTGGAACGTTGCAGCGCCATGTTTAATGTGATGCTGCCTTGCTCACAATGAACGTACAACGTTGGTTTGTCCTTCCAGAGTCTTGCTAATTGGTAATTTCCTCCCCTTTTTTCTTGTTCAGGTCTTTTCCCTTCTTCAATGAGGGAAGATGGGGAAAAATCTCAGATTTTACTCAAGATTCAACAGAATGTTTCAGGTCTTGagctttccaattttttttcctttcaaacgttttgtttatgttttcttCCATTGAATTGATATCTTCTCCCAGTTTTAACTTTTAGTGACATGAGAAATCTCAAAGGTTGGCATCATGTAGCAAAGGAATAGATTCAATAATTTGATAATACCAACACATTGGTAGGTTGTCATTAGTGTTTGCTGAAGCTTTTTTAAAGAACACAGAATTATATATGGGTTTTCATGATCCTCAATTTTCTTGGTATTGTCCAAGGGAGGAAATAAGTTCTGAAGGTTGTTATCTTGGCCCTGGCATATGTACTAATCAAATTACCATTGCAATCAATGGGTTGTAATATATTCAGCTCTCTCTTAGGAATGTATTGCGTATGCTCAATGGACCTTTGTCATTGGCTATATTTTCAATAAATGCTCAGAAATGTCATGTggcgttttttcttttttaaaaaaattatcttacaATGCGCTTATCtattatttgatcaaagatACATATTTGTAAAAAGCTTTATCGGCTTTTCATTTTCCATAAATGCATGGAAATGAGCTTTCATACAGATGTAACTAAGCCCCCGGGCATTTGCCAACCTTGTAGACCCATGGAAGAGGGCTGTGATCAAGCAGCTTTGCTTACTCATACATTATGTCCCAACATTATTTGATTAACGCTTTCATTGGTTTCTTTATTTGGATTGCTAGGAGGGCCACACTGCATGGTTAGACTCTAAAAGAGGAATATGCCCATTCGGAAAATTAGGGTTTCTAGTGAACCTTTTAACTATAATTGCATTTATTTGGATCGGTGTGATTTAAAGATGGTTATGTGTTGGAGTTTGGCTTTACCTTAAAATGATAATTTGGGCGGCCTTGCAAGTTGCATTCCGTGCTCATATTCAGCATGCTGGCATggtataaaatgaatatactaATAGCTCTTGGCTGGCTAGAGTCATACTCTTACAATTAGAAATTGCCTGACGAATCTTGATTCTCTAAGAATTGACAATGATGGTGGATATTTAACATCATAGGATGGAAGTCTAATTTATAAATGAGTGTTCTTTTCAGGAAAATATGTCCTTATTCTCGGGTCAAATGCTACATGTTTCATAATTCTGTGAAGGACAAACTGTAGATTCAATCCATGAAACGCCCATACACTGTATAGGTTTCATATAATTCTAACATGGAAAAGTTAGAACTTACATCAACTTGTCAAGTTGAGTTCCACGGCCTTTAtaagaaaattgattttaaaaagaaaataggacttataaaattccttttttttccccaaaatatttgagaatttatATGGCTAGTCATAGAAAATAAGGACACTGGGAGGGAAGAGATAAAGCACCCTGCTTACTATTTTCTCTCCATCTCCAGAAAAAAAGCTCTTTGTGCTCTGTCCTTCACTCCAAAGATGATCATATTAATGGTAAGTTTGCTTGTAAATATCAAGTTTGGATTTTGGGAATCACTTACggcatgaaaagaaaagaatatgatCTAATATGTGGAACCGGAACAGGGTTATCTTTAATTGCTTGAAGACAGCCATGTAGACTTCAGTTCAAACAGGCCAAAACATCCCATCCAATTATGGTTGGGATTAGGGCTTAGTTGAGTAGATAGGCCATGCACTTTTTTGAGTGATTCTGTTAGAACTAGTAAGGAGTTAGGAAACATGTGGCAGACTAAACGCTAAATTCACTTCTGCACCATATGGACAATGGCAAAAAAGCTGTATCAGATTCAGAATGTGTTGTGGACATATGATATACTacattctttttaaaagaaCTCAGGTGTAGTGGGGAGGTTTTTCCTCTAATtcttaatgatatattatttaatacgAAGGGATTGGACATTTGGATAGATAATTTTCCATGCTTGTTACTATTTTCATGGGAGAAGCAGAATAATGGATCTGGATTTAACAGAACTTTTCACCTTAGAGCATAGAGATGTAATTATTGGGTATGAATGATTGGGTTTTATAGAGATATGATGGAATCAagctttgaaatttttttatggtaAATGTAGACTTATAGCAGTAAGTCTATTTGCAAGCATAAAAGTGTTGATATAGAAGTTATTATTGACACCCAAGACACCATTGATATAGAAGTTTTTCACATAGCGAGTATGTCAACACACCGCTTGTTGTGGGATCCATTATAGTTATATTAAGTTAAAAACTTAaacactaatatttttttatcattgtgGAACCCACTTCCTTACACTTATGTTGTGTTTGGGTGTGTAAAAAATAGGCTtacaaatagtttttttttccccccctaAAAGCATTGATGTTCAGAATTTGtgtataattataatgaatccCACAAGAAGTGGTGTGTTTACACCCCACCCCGGCTTCTAAATAGCAGAACTCTTTATAGCAAGCTGCTTGTCTTTTTTCTCcacgaggatgatatcaaatggtttttattgtattttaaatgttGGTATAACTAAAAATtcttcatttgtttttgctaCTTATTTTATCTAATGAGAGGGGAATTCACACACTATTTGGTATGAGAAGTGATACTCTTTGTAAGAGATCTTACAAAAGCAACTTACTGATGTGGTTCGATATGAGATGccagatctattttacaataaaagaaattttataaactgaTGTACCACATcggtttgtaaatttatttctgTAGGATTTCTTTATAAACCAATCATTTCTCATTTGGTATCAGTATGCATTTACTTGTCCAAACTCTTTTTGATTTCTGAGGTTGTTGGTGTGCATAGAGACCATTTGAATTTGTTGTTTGAGACTTAGACTGAAGAACAGAACCTGAAAGGTGTAGCTTTCAGCGCATAAATCTTTTGCAGATCTGATTTGAATGAATTTTGGCTTTCAAATTAACATCAGGAACTTACTTGTTACAGGGAAGGAATTGATTACTTGTCTGTGCTGTTGTTTGTGAGTCTATTTCTGTATGCACCCTTCTTGATTAAATATcgaaccatttttttttttttttacttattccttttttccctttaaATAGTAAGTCTTGAATTAGAAAGACTTCTTTCCTCAGTTTTCTTTCCTCAGTTTCCTTCATCATATATGAATTTGTATGCT from Carya illinoinensis cultivar Pawnee chromosome 6, C.illinoinensisPawnee_v1, whole genome shotgun sequence includes:
- the LOC122313488 gene encoding F-box/kelch-repeat protein SKIP11-like, which produces MWEGRSLLSRAFSNAEVKWSYVSYRLDIKNGKRPLEIEVEDERECQQRKFREPLDYRGTRARMARFSRVLEQSDDRAGGGGGNSSDSDSLINPIGRDNSISSLIRCSRSDYGSIASLNRSFRSLIRSGELYKLRRLDGVIEPWIYLSCHLLEWEAFDPIRRRWMHLPRMTSNECFMCSDKESLAVGTELLVFGKEVTSHVIYRYSVLTNSWSSGMRMNAPRCLFGSASLGEIAILAGGCDSQANILDSAELYNSETQTWETLPSMNKPRKMCSGVFMDKKFYVIGGIGGSDSKVLTCGEEYNLETRTWREIPNMSPGRSGAAGENEMPATAEAPPLVAVVNNELYAAHYADMAVRKYDKETQEWFTVGRLPERAVSMNGWGLAFRACGDRLVVIGGPRNSGEGYIELNSWVPSEGPPQWNLLDRKLLGNFVYNCAVMGC